One stretch of [Limnothrix rosea] IAM M-220 DNA includes these proteins:
- a CDS encoding M23 family metallopeptidase produces MTMLRGLFLSAVTTLTISTASLAQSESQLKVELRPSSPKLGESMVVEIDPPGNLSPETAQRLTVNFTKSGTTQPVSYPAFPIDAAGDRYRALIPTSPLDQHGRTLLQISDGNETRNLAVWVQNRTFPTQRITIRGVASQGATQYELDRVAEFKTLVTPIKYWSGKLVRPNSGRISTVFGVRRYYNGVFAHDYYHRGIDYAAGYGSPVVSPAAGKIALIGYEKDGFRVHGNTVGIDHGQGLISILMHLNSIPSGLKEGDLVQAGQQVGTVGSTGASTGPHLHWGLYVNGVAIDPVPWRSQGID; encoded by the coding sequence ATGACGATGCTCCGTGGTCTATTTCTCAGTGCCGTTACGACCCTCACAATATCAACGGCAAGCCTTGCCCAGTCAGAGTCTCAGCTAAAAGTTGAGCTTCGTCCCAGTAGCCCCAAACTAGGGGAGAGTATGGTGGTGGAAATCGATCCGCCGGGTAATTTATCACCGGAAACAGCTCAGCGGTTAACGGTCAATTTCACAAAAAGTGGCACAACACAACCAGTCAGTTATCCCGCTTTTCCCATTGATGCAGCCGGCGATCGCTACCGCGCTTTAATTCCCACATCGCCCCTCGATCAGCACGGCAGAACCCTCCTACAAATTAGCGATGGCAACGAAACCCGCAACCTCGCCGTCTGGGTACAAAATCGCACCTTTCCCACCCAACGCATCACGATTCGAGGTGTAGCCTCCCAAGGCGCAACCCAATACGAATTAGACCGTGTCGCAGAATTTAAAACATTAGTCACTCCCATTAAATATTGGAGTGGCAAACTGGTGCGCCCAAATAGTGGTCGTATTTCTACAGTTTTTGGAGTACGTCGCTACTATAACGGCGTTTTCGCCCATGACTATTACCACCGTGGCATTGACTATGCTGCTGGTTACGGTTCACCCGTTGTTTCCCCCGCTGCTGGCAAAATCGCTCTCATTGGCTACGAAAAAGATGGCTTTCGTGTTCACGGCAATACAGTGGGTATCGACCATGGCCAAGGTTTGATTAGTATTTTGATGCATCTCAACAGTATTCCCAGCGGCCTCAAAGAAGGAGATCTCGTCCAAGCCGGGCAACAGGTTGGTACAGTCGGCTCCACTGGTGCTTCCACTGGCCCCCATTTGCATTGGGGTTTGTACGTCAATGGTGTGGCGATCGATCCCGTTCCTTGGCGATCCCAGGGAATAGACTAA
- a CDS encoding Hfq-related RNA-binding protein, giving the protein MTDFNTGYPSVRKIQTYIKDKTPTEIKLLTNDVLVGKLLWQDPYCICLADAEEKQVIVSREAIAYVKPQG; this is encoded by the coding sequence ATGACAGACTTTAATACGGGCTATCCGAGCGTCCGCAAAATTCAAACTTACATTAAAGACAAGACCCCAACGGAAATTAAACTCCTGACGAATGATGTTTTAGTTGGCAAATTATTGTGGCAAGATCCCTACTGTATTTGTTTGGCCGATGCGGAGGAAAAACAAGTTATTGTCTCCCGTGAGGCGATCGCCTACGTCAAACCCCAAGGCTAG